In Chryseobacterium camelliae, one DNA window encodes the following:
- a CDS encoding DUF47 domain-containing protein: MGIGNIFHAFQPKDKIFFVLFEKVTENLVAMSEEFNNGIKDFDLNDDTMLKKMSDYEHKNDELTHEIFVELGKNFITPFDREDIHTLATGLDDIADYIYASTKYIFLYKSPEMKAYSDFSLLIHKACLEIQIAMKNLKGFKNMEQVKEACIKVNSIENIADDLLSNSMVELFETNDAINIIKVSSVLNYLEVVTDKAEDVANTIENIMIKYA, encoded by the coding sequence ATGGGAATTGGTAATATTTTCCACGCTTTTCAGCCCAAAGATAAAATCTTTTTCGTCCTTTTTGAAAAGGTAACAGAAAACCTGGTGGCTATGTCTGAAGAATTCAACAACGGCATCAAGGATTTTGATCTTAATGATGATACCATGTTGAAGAAAATGAGTGATTACGAGCATAAGAATGACGAACTTACGCATGAGATCTTCGTAGAGCTGGGGAAGAATTTCATCACACCTTTCGATAGAGAAGATATCCATACGCTGGCTACCGGACTGGATGATATTGCCGATTACATCTATGCTTCCACGAAATATATTTTCCTGTACAAGTCTCCGGAAATGAAGGCTTATTCAGATTTCTCGCTGCTGATCCACAAAGCTTGTCTTGAGATCCAGATTGCGATGAAGAACCTTAAAGGCTTCAAGAATATGGAGCAGGTAAAGGAAGCGTGCATCAAAGTAAATTCCATTGAAAATATTGCGGATGACCTTCTTTCCAATTCTATGGTAGAACTTTTTGAAACCAATGATGCCATCAATATCATCAAAGTTTCATCCGTACTTAATTATCTTGAGGTAGTAACCGACAAAGCGGAAGATGTTGCCAATACAATTGAGAACATCATGATTAAATACGCTTAA
- a CDS encoding DEAD/DEAH box helicase, translating into MNLFTETNLSPDILKAIGEMGYESPTEIQKQTIPFILSDIRDLIALAQTGTGKTAAFSLPILDMIDDTSRKIQLLVLCPTRELCLQITKDIKNYSKYMKDIKTTAVYGGSSIMDQMRSLKDKPQIIVGTPGRVIDLINRKALDFSAIHWLVLDEADEMLSMGFKDELETILSETPETKQTFLFSATMSKEVERISKNYLTKPHRISVGSINEVKKNIKHEYYVAGYRQKKEALKRLIDSNPNQYSIIFCRTRMETQEVADFLMQNGYAADALHGDLSQAQRDTVMKKFRLKNIDILVATDVAARGLDVNSLTHVIHYSLPDDPEVFVHRSGRTGRAGKDGISISLIKPEESRKLKQIKAVTKIEINEGKIPTGDEIIKAQVAGVFESLFEIHEDFFEFDDSLIPDLSAFTKEELAHKLLQFQLKDLALYYKDRHDLMEQKLSSRDDDRGSRRDRERGRDRDRSERSDRGERRDRGGKPRKPNEDMVRFFFNLGKKDQLKKLDILDIINKATSGKSKKRAEIGDIEILEKFSFFEVEKTFKDNVLSNIPSMKFKGKEMRAEVAN; encoded by the coding sequence ATGAATTTATTTACGGAGACCAATTTAAGTCCTGACATTCTAAAGGCAATTGGCGAAATGGGTTACGAAAGCCCGACAGAAATCCAAAAACAGACTATCCCTTTTATTCTTTCAGATATCCGCGACTTGATCGCACTTGCGCAGACTGGGACAGGCAAAACAGCAGCATTTTCGCTTCCGATTTTGGATATGATTGACGATACGAGTCGCAAAATCCAGCTATTGGTGCTTTGTCCGACACGCGAACTATGTCTTCAGATTACAAAAGACATTAAAAATTACTCCAAATACATGAAAGACATCAAAACTACAGCAGTTTATGGTGGAAGCAGTATTATGGACCAAATGAGATCCCTTAAGGACAAGCCGCAGATTATTGTAGGAACTCCGGGAAGGGTGATCGACCTTATCAACAGAAAAGCACTTGATTTTTCTGCTATTCACTGGCTGGTTTTAGATGAGGCCGATGAAATGCTTTCCATGGGATTCAAAGACGAACTGGAAACTATTTTAAGCGAAACGCCTGAAACCAAGCAGACTTTCCTGTTCTCTGCCACCATGAGCAAAGAAGTGGAAAGGATTTCAAAAAATTACCTCACAAAGCCGCACAGAATTTCGGTAGGCTCCATTAACGAGGTTAAGAAGAACATCAAACACGAATATTATGTTGCCGGGTACCGTCAGAAAAAAGAGGCATTAAAGCGTCTTATTGATTCTAACCCAAACCAATATTCCATTATTTTCTGCAGGACCAGAATGGAAACCCAGGAGGTGGCCGATTTCTTAATGCAGAACGGTTACGCAGCAGATGCGCTTCACGGAGACCTTTCCCAGGCGCAGAGAGACACAGTGATGAAGAAATTCAGGCTGAAAAACATCGACATCCTTGTTGCAACGGATGTAGCTGCAAGAGGACTGGATGTAAACTCTCTAACCCACGTGATCCACTATTCTTTACCGGATGATCCTGAAGTTTTCGTTCACAGAAGCGGAAGAACAGGTAGAGCAGGAAAAGATGGGATTTCAATCTCCCTGATCAAACCTGAAGAAAGCAGAAAGCTGAAGCAGATTAAAGCGGTTACTAAAATTGAAATCAACGAAGGGAAAATCCCTACCGGAGATGAGATCATCAAAGCTCAGGTAGCAGGTGTTTTCGAAAGCCTTTTTGAAATCCACGAGGATTTCTTCGAGTTCGATGATTCCCTGATTCCTGATTTGTCAGCATTCACCAAAGAAGAGCTTGCGCATAAATTACTTCAGTTCCAGCTAAAAGACCTTGCCCTGTACTACAAAGACAGACATGATCTTATGGAACAGAAACTGAGCAGCAGAGACGATGACAGAGGTTCAAGAAGAGACCGTGAGAGAGGCAGAGACCGTGACAGAAGTGAACGCAGCGACAGAGGAGAAAGAAGAGACCGTGGAGGAAAGCCGAGAAAACCGAACGAAGACATGGTGCGCTTTTTCTTCAATCTGGGTAAAAAAGACCAGCTGAAGAAACTGGATATACTGGATATCATCAATAAAGCTACCTCTGGAAAAAGCAAGAAAAGAGCAGAGATCGGAGATATTGAAATCCTTGAAAAATTCTCTTTCTTCGAAGTGGAGAAAACATTTAAGGATAATGTACTCAGCAACATTCCTTCCATGAAATTTAAAGGTAAAGAAATGAGGGCTGAAGTAGCCAACTAA
- a CDS encoding DUF2461 domain-containing protein — protein MPAKLAPDTFSFLKKLTRNNNREWFNDHKDLYTQSRENIIEFLEDLVMEMALFDEEQAKTDVKKALFRIYRDTRFSKDKSPYKTNFGASMGMGKGNQKAGYYLHIAPGKSFMAGGIYMPDAGVLKLIRKEISLYSDEFLTILNNPDFKKHFPELDQESKLVKVPQGFEKDDPMAEFLKLKNFIVVYDLKDEELLNVESVKNLAGIYKTMKPLNDFLNAALS, from the coding sequence ATGCCAGCAAAACTTGCCCCGGATACTTTCAGCTTCCTGAAAAAATTAACCCGGAACAATAACCGTGAATGGTTTAATGACCATAAAGATCTGTATACACAGTCCAGAGAAAACATCATTGAGTTCCTGGAGGATCTGGTCATGGAAATGGCCCTTTTTGATGAAGAACAGGCTAAAACCGATGTCAAGAAGGCTCTGTTCAGAATTTACCGGGATACACGATTTTCAAAAGACAAGTCTCCGTACAAAACCAATTTCGGGGCTTCTATGGGCATGGGGAAAGGAAACCAGAAAGCCGGCTATTACCTTCATATAGCACCCGGAAAATCTTTTATGGCCGGCGGAATCTACATGCCGGACGCTGGTGTTTTGAAACTGATCCGCAAAGAAATATCTTTATACAGCGATGAATTCCTTACGATCCTCAATAACCCGGATTTCAAAAAACATTTCCCGGAACTGGATCAGGAAAGCAAACTGGTGAAGGTCCCGCAGGGTTTTGAGAAAGATGATCCGATGGCAGAATTCCTTAAGCTCAAAAACTTTATCGTCGTATATGACCTGAAAGATGAAGAACTCCTGAATGTGGAGTCCGTGAAAAACCTGGCCGGAATTTATAAAACCATGAAGCCTCTCAATGACTTTCTGAATGCTGCTTTATCCTGA
- a CDS encoding FkbM family methyltransferase — protein sequence MSLYQRIAEKLQYISPAFYKKRFFKNISQLSRNNFSVRNVEPELVWIKEYLSADAVIFDIGANVGTFLYQLEDHLQHENIFGFEPNEALHKRLMRLFPNMRIFPVALSDENTTATFKVPVINGQKVASRGTLNTSYKEKGEEKSHTENVTVVKLDYWTAQLPIQRLDFIKIDVEGNEMKTLAGARNTIARFSPTLMVEMEQRHHDTPVWDEIALIESWGYEACYLDRDTFTLKKLTQTILHDNSDDEKNKKEYINNIIFTPKSQ from the coding sequence ATGTCCCTATACCAAAGAATTGCGGAAAAACTCCAGTACATAAGTCCTGCTTTTTATAAAAAAAGGTTCTTTAAAAACATTTCCCAGCTCAGCCGGAACAACTTTTCAGTGCGTAATGTAGAACCGGAACTGGTATGGATTAAAGAATATCTCTCCGCAGATGCCGTAATTTTTGACATAGGAGCCAATGTAGGCACTTTTCTGTATCAGTTGGAAGATCATCTTCAGCATGAGAATATTTTCGGCTTTGAGCCTAATGAGGCTCTTCATAAAAGGCTTATGAGACTTTTCCCGAACATGAGGATTTTTCCGGTAGCACTCTCTGATGAAAATACCACGGCTACCTTTAAAGTGCCGGTCATCAACGGGCAGAAAGTTGCATCGCGCGGAACCCTGAATACATCATACAAGGAGAAGGGTGAAGAGAAAAGCCATACTGAGAATGTCACCGTAGTAAAACTGGATTACTGGACAGCTCAGCTGCCGATTCAGCGTCTTGACTTTATTAAAATTGATGTGGAAGGCAACGAAATGAAGACCTTGGCCGGGGCCAGAAATACCATTGCCCGCTTCTCTCCCACCCTTATGGTAGAAATGGAACAGAGGCATCATGATACACCGGTATGGGATGAAATTGCTCTTATTGAAAGCTGGGGATACGAAGCCTGTTACCTGGACCGTGATACATTTACGCTGAAAAAGCTCACCCAGACCATCCTGCACGATAATTCAGATGATGAAAAAAACAAAAAAGAATACATCAATAATATTATTTTCACCCCTAAAAGCCAGTAA
- a CDS encoding lipopolysaccharide biosynthesis protein: protein MSVVARQGFKYSIIGYVGFLLGTVSIFIFMNNLTFYGTLRYIMPTAEMLVPFVVFGISYANVKFFPKTDKDGKRQNMLSLSLAAVFINFIIFLVVFFLIPYFFPGFKNTKAWNSRGIILPLTLMLSFCAIFNKYISNYKRIVVSNIFDNLFPKIANLGSFLIFMYLASRYAENSTVPENTALIFFFGMFVLMFAGYAFYTNKLEKIRFDFSTDYFKKDDFYKEFAAYSFFGFLGTFGNYLAINNFMIGEFLGMEENGIYSTLYALISLISIPQLGLFNISAPIISKNLIDGDMEGLDRFHKKTSLTLYFLGAVLFSCIMVGFPYLTHFMPKNGVLLREYEPVIWIWGSAVLVDLATGFNGNIISLSKYYKFNIVVMLLLAGLTIVLNLYFLKHTDLKLIGIALSTAISLTAYNVIKIVFNYLMFKVSPLSIEMIFVSIICTLAITVAIILPNADNNFINLIYKPAVVLILIFTGNYFTKIFPVEDYINAKFIKSLLKFR, encoded by the coding sequence ATGAGTGTAGTAGCAAGACAAGGGTTTAAGTATTCTATTATTGGTTATGTCGGTTTCCTGCTAGGTACCGTCTCAATTTTTATTTTCATGAATAATCTGACGTTCTACGGTACCCTCAGATATATCATGCCTACTGCTGAAATGCTTGTTCCGTTTGTTGTTTTCGGGATTTCTTATGCCAATGTAAAATTTTTCCCAAAAACAGATAAAGACGGAAAGCGGCAAAACATGCTATCTCTTTCTCTGGCGGCAGTGTTTATCAATTTTATCATTTTTCTGGTTGTTTTTTTTCTTATTCCTTATTTTTTTCCCGGATTTAAGAATACCAAAGCCTGGAACAGCAGGGGAATCATCCTTCCTCTTACTTTAATGCTTTCATTCTGTGCTATTTTCAATAAGTATATCTCAAACTATAAAAGAATCGTTGTCTCAAATATTTTCGATAACCTTTTTCCGAAAATCGCTAATCTGGGATCTTTTCTGATCTTTATGTACTTGGCTTCGAGATATGCCGAAAATTCAACCGTCCCTGAAAACACTGCATTGATTTTCTTTTTCGGAATGTTTGTACTTATGTTTGCCGGATATGCTTTCTATACAAACAAACTTGAAAAGATCAGATTTGATTTTAGTACAGATTATTTTAAAAAAGATGATTTCTACAAGGAATTTGCAGCCTATAGTTTCTTTGGCTTTTTAGGAACTTTTGGAAATTATCTTGCCATCAATAATTTCATGATCGGAGAGTTTTTAGGTATGGAGGAAAACGGTATTTATTCAACGCTTTATGCATTGATTTCACTGATTTCCATCCCCCAGCTGGGCCTGTTTAATATTTCTGCACCGATCATCAGTAAAAACCTGATTGACGGTGACATGGAAGGACTGGACCGGTTTCATAAAAAGACATCTTTAACGCTTTACTTTTTAGGTGCTGTTTTATTTTCATGTATTATGGTCGGATTCCCTTACCTTACTCATTTCATGCCTAAAAACGGCGTATTGTTAAGAGAATACGAACCGGTGATCTGGATCTGGGGATCTGCTGTGCTTGTGGACCTGGCCACAGGGTTCAACGGAAACATTATCTCACTCTCCAAATATTATAAATTCAATATTGTGGTGATGCTTTTACTGGCGGGATTAACCATTGTCCTGAACCTCTATTTCCTGAAACACACGGACCTGAAACTAATCGGTATCGCATTATCTACCGCGATTTCCCTGACGGCTTATAACGTCATAAAAATTGTTTTCAATTACCTGATGTTTAAGGTTTCCCCATTGTCTATTGAAATGATCTTCGTTTCAATTATCTGTACTCTGGCGATTACCGTGGCGATTATTTTACCGAATGCCGACAATAATTTCATCAATCTCATTTACAAACCGGCTGTTGTTCTAATCCTGATTTTTACCGGAAACTACTTTACCAAAATATTTCCCGTAGAAGACTACATCAACGCAAAGTTCATCAAAAGCCTGCTTAAATTCAGGTAG
- a CDS encoding glycosyltransferase, which yields MRFLIIIPAHNEENNLGFTLKALQQQSYGDFKIVVVNDGSTDRTSDIISQFTDTDSRFGTISLEKSGHQPGSKVVRAFKKGLETQKMEDYGIICKFDADIIPPEHYLETVAEAFERHPDYGLVGGLLYVEKENNWVYEGNSNRHHVRGPVKAYRKECFMAMGGLRETLGWDNIDSILLEHLGWKEIVLPELHVKLIKTKGADYTIRPAEYYGKYFYFLGLNRTLAYIASLKEAFKSRSPAFLIQIIRAYERCRSGRETLKISPEEQKAINEHRWNALKKKWLKS from the coding sequence GTGAGGTTTTTAATTATTATTCCTGCCCATAACGAAGAGAACAACCTGGGCTTTACCCTGAAAGCATTGCAGCAGCAAAGCTATGGGGATTTTAAGATTGTTGTGGTGAATGACGGGTCCACAGACCGTACTTCAGATATAATCAGCCAATTTACCGATACTGATAGCCGTTTCGGAACCATCAGCCTTGAAAAATCCGGTCATCAGCCGGGTTCCAAAGTGGTTAGGGCATTTAAGAAAGGGCTTGAAACACAGAAAATGGAAGACTATGGCATCATCTGCAAATTTGATGCAGACATCATCCCTCCTGAGCATTACCTTGAGACGGTTGCAGAGGCATTTGAGAGACATCCTGATTATGGTCTCGTAGGCGGATTACTGTATGTTGAAAAAGAAAACAATTGGGTATACGAGGGTAATTCCAACAGGCATCATGTAAGAGGTCCGGTAAAGGCTTACCGTAAAGAATGCTTTATGGCCATGGGAGGCCTGAGAGAAACACTTGGATGGGACAATATAGATTCCATACTGCTTGAACATCTGGGCTGGAAAGAAATAGTACTGCCTGAACTGCATGTAAAGCTGATCAAGACCAAAGGTGCGGATTATACCATAAGGCCTGCCGAATATTACGGTAAATACTTTTACTTTTTAGGCCTGAACAGGACCCTTGCCTACATTGCTTCGCTGAAAGAAGCATTTAAAAGCAGGTCGCCTGCTTTTTTAATACAGATTATCAGGGCTTATGAAAGATGCCGTTCCGGTAGAGAAACACTAAAAATATCGCCTGAAGAGCAGAAGGCGATCAATGAACACCGCTGGAATGCCCTTAAGAAAAAGTGGCTGAAAAGTTAA
- the aspA gene encoding aspartate ammonia-lyase, with protein MGDFRKESDLLGVLEVPADAYYGVQTQRAIDNFKISGQLLSSYPEFIRGLAFVKMAAAKTNYELGLLDESLYFKIVETCHEIIAGRFHEQFPVDMIQGGAGTSINMNANEVIANRVLEKMGKDKGQYEFCSPNDHINLSQSTNDAYPTAIKMGLLQMNAVLVEKLQKIVGAFRDKGNEFRGIIKMGRTQLQDAVPMTLGQEFEAFAATLEEDISKLNNNAGLFVEVNMGATAIGTGLNAPVGYAALCAKNLAEITGYPVVSAPDLVEATPDTGSYVIYSSALKRLAVKLSKICNDLRLLSSGPRAGLFEINLPPMQPGSSIMPGKVNPVIPEVVNQVCFKVIGNDLTVTFAAEAGQLQLNVMEPVLSHAIMENIHFLCNALDTLREKCIVGITANKEVCLNMVKHSIGIVTALNPYIGYKQSTAIAKESLETGKSVYDLVLEKGMLSQEKLDEILDPSHMLKPHNK; from the coding sequence ATGGGAGATTTCAGAAAAGAAAGCGATCTGCTGGGAGTGCTTGAAGTGCCTGCGGATGCTTATTACGGAGTTCAGACCCAAAGGGCTATCGATAATTTTAAAATCTCAGGACAGCTGCTTTCTTCATATCCGGAATTCATCAGAGGGCTGGCTTTTGTAAAAATGGCAGCGGCAAAGACCAATTATGAACTGGGACTGCTGGATGAAAGCCTGTATTTTAAAATAGTTGAAACCTGTCACGAAATTATTGCAGGCCGTTTCCATGAACAGTTTCCCGTGGATATGATCCAGGGAGGCGCCGGCACATCGATTAATATGAATGCCAATGAGGTCATCGCCAACAGGGTGCTGGAAAAAATGGGCAAGGACAAAGGACAGTATGAATTCTGTTCTCCCAATGACCATATCAACCTTTCCCAGTCTACCAATGATGCCTATCCCACAGCCATCAAAATGGGGCTTCTTCAGATGAATGCAGTTCTGGTGGAAAAACTTCAGAAAATTGTAGGGGCATTCCGCGACAAAGGAAATGAATTCAGAGGAATCATCAAAATGGGAAGGACGCAGCTCCAGGATGCCGTTCCGATGACCCTTGGACAGGAGTTTGAAGCTTTTGCCGCTACGCTTGAAGAAGATATTTCCAAGCTGAACAATAATGCCGGACTTTTTGTTGAGGTCAATATGGGTGCTACTGCTATCGGTACCGGGCTTAATGCTCCGGTTGGCTATGCAGCATTATGTGCGAAAAACCTGGCCGAAATTACCGGGTATCCCGTAGTATCAGCACCGGACCTGGTAGAGGCCACTCCTGACACCGGTTCGTATGTGATTTATTCTTCTGCCTTGAAGCGTCTTGCTGTAAAGCTGTCTAAAATCTGCAATGATTTAAGGCTTCTTTCTTCAGGTCCGAGAGCCGGGCTTTTTGAAATCAACCTTCCACCAATGCAGCCCGGATCTTCCATTATGCCTGGAAAAGTAAACCCCGTGATTCCGGAAGTGGTCAATCAGGTGTGCTTTAAAGTGATTGGAAACGATTTAACGGTAACTTTTGCCGCAGAAGCAGGCCAGTTGCAGTTGAACGTAATGGAGCCGGTATTATCCCATGCGATTATGGAGAACATCCATTTCCTATGCAATGCATTGGACACCCTCCGCGAAAAATGTATTGTGGGTATTACGGCCAATAAAGAAGTATGCCTCAATATGGTTAAGCACAGCATAGGAATTGTAACCGCACTGAATCCTTACATTGGATACAAACAATCTACAGCGATTGCGAAAGAATCCCTGGAAACCGGAAAAAGCGTCTACGATCTGGTCCTGGAAAAAGGAATGCTTTCCCAGGAAAAGCTGGATGAAATTCTCGATCCTTCGCATATGCTGAAGCCACATAACAAATAA
- a CDS encoding N-acetylmuramoyl-L-alanine amidase — translation MRKTLYIIGLSAVVFSCTSQQNVKKTAYKRKTPVTQAKTAVTTQPQAKPKPQITTDHGVEFYTTNIADITKNDNTISYGSIVSAKPAGYKVTKTYFPAIAQNFRQKYLILHYTALPEDKSITVLTQQAVSAHYLVNDKEDNQIYQLVDENKRAYHAGISSWRNDKNLNDTSIGIEIVNNGYTADSTARRIFVPFSEDQIKKVAALAKDIVTRYQIPPTNVLAHSDIAPTRKQDPGPMFPWKKLYDEYQIGMWYDEATKKTYYDLALVEFTTRYNEPAFIFMIQTALQKFGYGVEPSGKWDDATKKTIEAFQYHFRPQNYDGIMDAETWAILQALNVKYPRK, via the coding sequence ATGCGTAAAACATTATATATCATAGGATTAAGTGCTGTGGTTTTTTCCTGTACTTCCCAGCAGAATGTTAAAAAAACTGCATACAAGCGTAAAACACCGGTAACACAGGCAAAAACAGCCGTTACAACCCAGCCTCAGGCGAAACCGAAGCCCCAAATAACTACAGACCATGGCGTGGAATTTTATACCACCAATATTGCTGATATTACCAAAAATGACAACACCATCAGTTACGGATCCATCGTCTCTGCAAAACCCGCAGGTTACAAGGTCACCAAAACCTATTTTCCTGCTATAGCACAAAATTTCAGACAGAAATACCTTATCCTGCATTACACGGCTCTGCCGGAAGATAAATCCATCACCGTGCTGACCCAGCAGGCGGTTAGTGCCCACTATCTGGTCAACGATAAAGAAGACAACCAGATATATCAGCTGGTGGATGAAAATAAGCGTGCTTACCACGCAGGGATCAGTTCATGGAGAAACGATAAAAACCTTAATGATACTTCAATAGGCATTGAGATCGTTAATAACGGATATACGGCAGACAGTACGGCCCGAAGGATTTTCGTGCCATTTAGCGAGGATCAGATTAAAAAAGTGGCAGCCCTGGCCAAAGATATTGTAACCCGGTATCAGATTCCGCCAACCAATGTGCTGGCTCATTCTGATATTGCCCCGACCAGAAAACAGGATCCGGGCCCGATGTTCCCCTGGAAAAAACTCTACGATGAATATCAGATCGGAATGTGGTATGATGAGGCTACGAAAAAAACCTATTATGACCTTGCGTTGGTAGAATTTACCACACGCTACAATGAACCTGCCTTCATCTTCATGATTCAGACAGCATTACAAAAATTCGGATACGGCGTTGAGCCGAGCGGAAAATGGGATGATGCTACCAAGAAAACCATAGAAGCATTCCAGTATCATTTCAGGCCTCAGAATTATGATGGAATAATGGATGCGGAAACCTGGGCTATCCTCCAGGCGCTGAACGTTAAATATCCTAGAAAATAA
- a CDS encoding TlpA disulfide reductase family protein, whose translation MKNFKLPLILLIFYSVFSCSKKDKQTIIRGCIPNLPDGILYLYKDDSSQRIDSVKTVNGSFGIIHHWKSTSIPTYLGIDHIDQKGILRSFNFPTNANYKKGKWESQFFMSDSLILINGTIKDFNLKDIKLPEKYRLVTSPGIKAGRQTNALFNIDGDLFENVNSKTIQIIKEKIIQYPDSYHLLYKINENKNSFSAEQVEDFLKSFKGDIVGSNIYKNLDTYNNKRFNENKISLPLLENNNGSRKEIINKKFNKHLIIFWASWCAPCRQEIPVLKKLYSLYHNDVEFVSISIDTNKPSWFKALKEEDMKWKQLVINNLSEKEALQIRFKLNQAIPYNVLVDNKLKILSSFTGLSTENELEKLIQK comes from the coding sequence ATGAAAAATTTTAAATTACCATTAATCCTATTGATTTTTTACTCAGTATTTTCTTGCTCAAAAAAAGATAAGCAAACAATTATCAGGGGCTGCATTCCAAATTTGCCTGATGGTATTTTATATTTGTACAAAGATGATTCATCACAAAGAATCGATAGTGTTAAAACTGTCAATGGCTCTTTTGGTATAATTCATCATTGGAAAAGTACATCTATTCCCACTTATCTTGGAATTGATCATATAGATCAAAAAGGGATTTTACGCTCATTCAACTTTCCAACTAATGCGAATTACAAGAAAGGGAAATGGGAATCTCAGTTTTTTATGAGTGATTCTTTAATTCTAATAAATGGTACAATTAAAGATTTCAATTTAAAAGATATAAAGCTTCCAGAAAAATACAGACTGGTTACAAGTCCTGGAATTAAAGCAGGTAGGCAAACAAATGCATTATTTAATATTGATGGAGATCTGTTTGAAAATGTTAATTCCAAGACTATTCAGATTATAAAAGAAAAAATAATTCAATACCCTGATTCTTATCATTTACTGTATAAGATTAATGAAAATAAAAATAGTTTTTCAGCAGAACAGGTTGAAGATTTCCTAAAATCTTTTAAAGGAGACATCGTCGGAAGTAATATTTATAAGAATCTTGATACTTATAATAATAAAAGGTTTAACGAAAATAAAATCTCTCTTCCTTTACTTGAAAATAACAACGGCTCTAGGAAAGAAATTATAAATAAAAAATTTAATAAGCATCTGATAATTTTCTGGGCTAGCTGGTGTGCCCCTTGTCGACAGGAGATTCCTGTTTTGAAAAAACTATATTCCTTATATCATAATGATGTTGAATTCGTTTCAATATCTATTGATACAAATAAGCCGTCTTGGTTTAAAGCATTAAAAGAAGAAGATATGAAGTGGAAACAATTAGTGATAAATAATCTATCGGAAAAGGAAGCTTTACAAATTCGTTTTAAGCTTAATCAAGCGATACCTTATAACGTTTTAGTTGATAATAAATTAAAAATATTATCCTCATTCACTGGTTTATCAACTGAGAATGAGTTAGAAAAATTGATTCAGAAATGA
- a CDS encoding bacteriocin-like protein gives MSNLKKLTRENLRNIKGGRACSVAIQGSDGTWVTREGTCDVSFVPVGMGQSSSPVAYCNTGLGYHPVTSNGGVSRCN, from the coding sequence ATGAGTAATTTAAAAAAACTTACGCGAGAAAATTTAAGAAATATAAAAGGTGGACGTGCTTGTTCTGTAGCTATACAGGGTAGTGATGGAACATGGGTAACTAGAGAGGGGACTTGTGATGTCTCTTTTGTACCTGTTGGGATGGGGCAGTCAAGTTCACCTGTAGCTTATTGTAATACAGGCCTTGGCTACCATCCTGTTACATCAAACGGAGGAGTATCTCGCTGTAATTAG
- a CDS encoding bacteriocin-like protein codes for MKNFKKLTRENLRGIKGGRACSIAIQGSDGQWTTRTGTCQPVGPVAGVGSSYCETGLGNINLSSNGGVSHCND; via the coding sequence ATGAAAAACTTTAAAAAACTTACAAGAGAAAATTTAAGAGGTATAAAGGGGGGACGCGCTTGCTCTATCGCTATACAGGGTAGTGATGGACAATGGACTACGCGTACTGGTACTTGTCAGCCTGTTGGGCCTGTTGCCGGTGTTGGTTCTTCTTATTGCGAAACTGGATTAGGGAATATCAATTTAAGTTCAAATGGTGGTGTATCACACTGTAATGATTAA